A genomic segment from Nitratiruptor sp. YY08-10 encodes:
- a CDS encoding ABC transporter permease, translated as MKKLLISKLFYLVWMMLLISLISFFAIHLAPNSFFSAGELNPNITKETLEHLKSIYGLDKPLWQQYLSWLGAMLHFDFGVSFASGKPVIDEILDRIGVTLGINLTAMVCIFFLSLYLGIQSALKNDSWFDRFVQQLSLLSFSMPSFYLALLLIIFFSVKFHIFPLTGLHSMEPKEGLAYYLDIAWHLVLPVFVVVFVGFGTLTQYVRSLVIEILKSDYIYFAKARGATQKTIIKNFILPNLKPPIITVLGLSLPGIIGGSVILESIFSINGMGLLFYQAALSRDYPVIMGIMIITAFLTLLGNILADIALWKLNPYAK; from the coding sequence ATGAAAAAACTTCTTATCAGTAAGCTCTTCTACCTTGTGTGGATGATGCTTCTGATATCACTCATCTCATTTTTTGCCATACATCTTGCACCCAACTCTTTTTTCAGTGCAGGTGAACTCAATCCAAACATCACAAAAGAGACTTTAGAGCATCTTAAATCTATTTATGGCCTTGATAAGCCTCTTTGGCAGCAATATCTCTCATGGCTTGGTGCGATGCTTCATTTTGATTTTGGCGTCTCTTTTGCTTCGGGAAAACCAGTTATCGATGAAATATTGGATCGAATCGGTGTGACACTTGGGATCAATCTCACGGCAATGGTCTGTATCTTTTTTTTGTCACTCTATTTGGGTATTCAATCCGCTTTGAAAAACGATTCATGGTTCGATAGATTTGTGCAACAGCTCTCACTACTTTCATTTTCTATGCCTTCTTTTTATTTAGCACTCTTGCTCATTATCTTTTTTTCCGTCAAATTTCATATCTTTCCATTGACCGGACTTCACTCTATGGAGCCAAAAGAGGGACTAGCATACTATCTCGATATCGCCTGGCATCTGGTATTGCCTGTATTTGTGGTTGTCTTTGTGGGATTTGGGACATTGACGCAGTATGTACGTTCGCTTGTTATTGAGATTTTAAAAAGCGATTATATCTATTTTGCAAAAGCGCGTGGCGCAACGCAAAAAACAATCATCAAAAATTTTATTTTGCCAAATCTGAAACCTCCCATCATTACCGTTTTAGGCTTGTCCCTGCCAGGTATTATCGGAGGAAGCGTTATTTTGGAATCGATCTTTTCCATCAATGGAATGGGCCTTCTTTTTTATCAGGCTGCACTTTCAAGGGACTATCCGGTTATTATGGGTATCATGATTATCACCGCTTTTTTGACACTGCTTGGAAATATTTTGGCCGATATTGCGTTATGGAAACTCAATCCCTACGCAAAGTAG
- a CDS encoding lysophospholipid acyltransferase family protein: MKKETKRKILSLLLPPIGAFFIRLLYLTCKKEFILEGDIPTKPFIVAFWHGELLMMPFLYKKIRHNHPIAVMISEHFDGELIAKTIRHFGLESIRGSTKKGGARVLISAMKKMKAGYDIAITPDGPRGPRHSVAPGIVVLAQKMQAPIVVFHYSTDRFWQLGSWDRFMIPKPFSRLTFYVRQPLTIENMSEEEAKAYIKKQMLQYSNEL; this comes from the coding sequence ATGAAAAAAGAGACAAAAAGAAAAATCCTCTCTCTCCTTCTCCCTCCAATAGGCGCATTTTTTATACGTTTGCTCTATCTCACATGTAAAAAAGAGTTTATTTTAGAAGGCGACATTCCAACGAAGCCCTTCATTGTTGCATTTTGGCATGGTGAACTTTTAATGATGCCTTTTTTGTATAAAAAAATACGACATAATCATCCTATTGCTGTTATGATCAGTGAACATTTCGATGGAGAGCTGATTGCAAAAACGATACGCCATTTTGGTTTGGAATCCATACGAGGCTCTACAAAAAAAGGTGGTGCGAGAGTTTTGATATCTGCCATGAAAAAAATGAAAGCAGGATATGATATCGCCATTACTCCGGATGGACCCAGAGGGCCAAGACACAGTGTAGCTCCAGGAATCGTTGTGCTGGCACAAAAGATGCAAGCTCCTATCGTTGTCTTTCACTATAGTACTGATCGGTTTTGGCAACTTGGCAGTTGGGATCGATTTATGATTCCAAAACCTTTTTCAAGACTGACTTTTTATGTCCGACAACCATTAACGATAGAGAATATGAGCGAAGAAGAAGCTAAAGCGTATATAAAGAAGCAAATGTTACAATATAGCAACGAGCTGTAA
- a CDS encoding HP0268 family nuclease, protein MELKLARQELSSKPKTISVEKIEEAVQKEGNKIFYFDRENSHKDLVELVEYFEEKGYSVYFREVKYGLDENDYIYEVHILA, encoded by the coding sequence ATGGAACTCAAACTTGCACGTCAGGAGCTGAGTAGCAAACCAAAAACGATCAGTGTGGAAAAAATAGAAGAGGCAGTACAAAAAGAGGGAAATAAGATATTCTATTTTGATAGAGAAAATTCACATAAAGATCTTGTAGAACTTGTTGAGTATTTTGAAGAAAAAGGCTATAGTGTCTATTTTCGAGAAGTCAAGTATGGTTTGGATGAGAATGACTATATCTATGAGGTGCATATCTTAGCATGA
- a CDS encoding DUF3157 family protein: MKKIASTLLIAATLFAGNYITLDNGKVIELKPDGTWQEVKVVKKGSETIAIKPNGTWEKVEANKIEAANKLQTAVDKKYKDEPLVKTLLGKWSGDGISYSFSSDTAVLKMKVGHNYKTITGKWIVENVDKNKNIVTVNIGEGARLGFLTFGGDIRKLRVVDSNTIEDITDRFDGKVYTLHKVR; encoded by the coding sequence ATGAAAAAAATAGCCTCGACTTTATTAATTGCAGCAACATTGTTTGCAGGAAACTACATTACCCTTGATAATGGAAAAGTGATCGAACTCAAACCTGATGGTACATGGCAAGAAGTCAAGGTTGTCAAAAAAGGCTCTGAAACTATTGCCATCAAACCAAACGGAACCTGGGAGAAAGTAGAAGCGAACAAAATAGAAGCAGCAAATAAATTGCAAACGGCAGTGGATAAAAAGTATAAAGATGAGCCGCTTGTAAAAACATTGCTTGGGAAATGGTCCGGTGATGGTATAAGCTACAGTTTTTCATCCGATACTGCAGTACTTAAAATGAAAGTCGGCCACAACTACAAAACGATTACAGGAAAGTGGATCGTTGAAAACGTTGACAAAAACAAAAATATTGTTACCGTCAATATTGGTGAGGGTGCAAGACTCGGATTCTTGACGTTCGGTGGAGATATTCGAAAATTGAGAGTTGTTGATTCTAATACTATCGAAGATATCACAGACAGATTTGATGGAAAAGTCTATACGCTCCACAAAGTTCGATGA
- the miaB gene encoding tRNA (N6-isopentenyl adenosine(37)-C2)-methylthiotransferase MiaB — protein MKKRLYIETLGCAMNVRDSEHIIAELTQKEDYELTQNLQEADLILINTCSVREKPVHKLFSEIGYFNKKKKESAKIGVCGCTASHLGDEIIKKAPYVSFVLGARNVSKIRDVIKREKAVEVDIDYDESTYAFSDFRTSPYKAFINISIGCDKKCTFCIVPNTRGEEISIPPELILQEVQRAVDTGAKEIFLLGQNVNNYGRRFSDKARKIDFTDLLRMVSEIEGVRRIRFTSPHPLHMDDKFLQEFAKNPKICKSMHMPLQSGSTKVLRDMKRGYTKEWFLDRAMKLREMVPDVHISTDIIVGFPGESEEDFAETIDVVQKVRFEQIFSFKYSPRPLTPAKDYENQVPAEVASKRLSYLQDLHLQMLDDISEQEKGKVYEVYFEELKPGGYVAGRTDNNWIVKVKGSEELLGEFKNVRITKPGRLSLEGELVG, from the coding sequence ATGAAAAAAAGACTCTATATCGAAACTCTTGGATGTGCGATGAATGTTCGTGACAGCGAACATATCATTGCGGAGCTGACTCAAAAAGAGGATTATGAATTAACTCAAAACCTGCAAGAAGCCGATCTTATTTTGATCAATACCTGTTCAGTCAGAGAGAAACCGGTTCATAAGCTCTTTAGCGAAATAGGTTATTTCAACAAAAAGAAAAAAGAGAGTGCAAAAATCGGTGTTTGCGGCTGTACAGCAAGCCATCTGGGAGATGAGATTATCAAAAAAGCACCATATGTCAGTTTTGTTTTGGGTGCGAGGAATGTCTCTAAGATCCGTGATGTCATAAAACGGGAAAAGGCAGTTGAAGTTGATATAGATTATGACGAGAGTACATACGCGTTTAGCGATTTTCGAACGTCTCCTTACAAAGCGTTTATCAATATCTCCATAGGATGCGATAAAAAATGTACATTTTGCATTGTTCCAAATACAAGAGGAGAGGAGATTTCCATCCCGCCCGAACTTATACTTCAAGAAGTTCAACGAGCAGTTGATACAGGGGCAAAAGAGATCTTTTTATTAGGACAAAACGTCAACAACTACGGAAGAAGATTTAGTGACAAAGCAAGAAAAATAGATTTTACTGACCTTTTGCGAATGGTAAGCGAAATAGAAGGTGTACGAAGGATACGCTTTACTTCGCCGCACCCCTTGCATATGGATGATAAATTTTTACAAGAGTTTGCGAAAAACCCAAAAATTTGCAAATCGATGCATATGCCATTGCAAAGTGGCAGTACAAAGGTATTAAGGGATATGAAGCGCGGATATACTAAAGAGTGGTTTTTGGACAGGGCTATGAAACTGCGTGAAATGGTTCCGGACGTTCATATCTCAACGGATATCATCGTCGGTTTTCCGGGAGAGAGCGAAGAGGATTTTGCAGAAACGATTGATGTGGTTCAAAAGGTTCGGTTTGAGCAGATTTTTAGTTTCAAGTATTCCCCAAGACCATTGACACCTGCAAAAGATTACGAAAATCAGGTCCCAGCAGAAGTAGCGAGCAAAAGGCTTTCTTACTTGCAAGATCTCCATCTGCAGATGCTTGATGATATCAGCGAACAAGAAAAAGGCAAAGTGTACGAAGTTTATTTTGAAGAGCTCAAACCCGGAGGATATGTGGCTGGACGGACAGATAACAACTGGATTGTAAAGGTGAAAGGAAGTGAAGAGCTATTGGGAGAATTTAAGAATGTACGGATTACAAAACCTGGAAGATTGTCTCTTGAAGGAGAGCTTGTAGGCTAG
- the nusA gene encoding transcription termination factor NusA: MEKIVDIIDSIALEKGLPVEQVKEAIQKAFENTAKKVLGEDLEFEAEIDPATKSIQVFQKILVVEDGDERATQEPERYITLSEAKEINPNVEVGDELRYPVEFEKLGRTAAMRLHNEIEFHIQRLMEQQLFEKYKQRIGTIISGTVTRVDEEENTYVEIDEVKGILPKRYRIKGEFFKPGDVVKAILKRVVFDKINGIYLELSRTTPKFLEELLKLEVPEIKDGLVTIEKVARIPGERAKVAVNSHSPKIDPVGACVGVRGVRINAVSKELRGENIDCIEYSPIPEIFVARSLSPAIITSVKIEGEKAIVTLPSDQKSKAIGKSGINIRLASMLTGFDIELIETESTTEKANETKEQKEEPTITLQDLFKE, translated from the coding sequence ATGGAAAAAATAGTCGATATTATAGATTCTATTGCCCTTGAAAAAGGGCTACCTGTAGAACAAGTCAAAGAGGCGATTCAAAAAGCTTTTGAAAATACGGCGAAAAAAGTTCTTGGAGAAGATCTGGAATTCGAAGCAGAAATAGATCCAGCTACAAAATCGATTCAGGTTTTTCAAAAAATTTTGGTCGTAGAAGATGGAGATGAACGCGCAACGCAAGAGCCAGAGCGTTACATCACCCTTTCAGAAGCCAAAGAGATCAATCCAAACGTTGAAGTGGGTGATGAGCTGCGTTATCCTGTCGAATTTGAAAAACTTGGCAGAACAGCAGCCATGCGCTTACATAATGAGATAGAGTTCCATATCCAACGTCTTATGGAGCAGCAGCTTTTTGAAAAATATAAGCAAAGAATAGGTACCATCATCAGCGGAACTGTAACACGCGTGGATGAGGAAGAGAATACTTATGTAGAAATTGATGAAGTCAAAGGAATACTTCCTAAAAGATATCGCATTAAAGGTGAATTTTTTAAACCGGGAGATGTGGTCAAAGCGATATTGAAACGTGTGGTATTCGACAAAATCAACGGCATCTACTTGGAACTTTCACGAACAACACCAAAATTTTTGGAAGAGCTTTTGAAACTGGAAGTCCCTGAAATCAAAGATGGTCTTGTTACCATCGAAAAAGTAGCAAGAATCCCGGGTGAAAGGGCAAAAGTTGCAGTGAACTCCCACAGCCCGAAAATCGATCCAGTCGGAGCCTGTGTAGGTGTCAGAGGGGTTCGAATCAACGCAGTGAGCAAGGAGCTTCGAGGCGAAAATATAGACTGTATAGAGTATTCACCAATTCCTGAAATATTTGTCGCTCGCAGCCTCTCACCCGCAATTATCACATCCGTAAAGATCGAGGGCGAAAAAGCTATCGTTACCTTGCCTAGCGATCAAAAAAGCAAAGCTATCGGGAAAAGCGGTATCAATATACGCCTCGCTTCCATGCTTACCGGTTTCGACATAGAACTTATAGAAACAGAAAGCACAACTGAAAAAGCAAATGAAACCAAAGAGCAAAAAGAGGAGCCTACGATTACCCTACAAGATCTTTTCAAAGAGTGA